GCCACCGATAACAAAAGACCAGTACTTGATACTTTTATGAGCTCATTAATTAAAAGTGGTTTGAATTTGGTCTGGTGCTGAAAGGAAGAGCTGCCGACTCTTTGTGCCTTCCAGTGAGATAACAAGCTTAAAAACAGGTTAACAGATTTTAAAGTCTGTCTTAAAGCAGCAGTCAGGTAAACATATGAACACCGGAGCAGCTTTTCCTTGCTGTAATCTGTCCTCCTGTTCATGCTGGACATTAAGCGATCTCTTTATTTCAGTGTAAGTCAAAAGGGACAAAATCTACAGTCCTCTTTCTCTGCAAAAAATGTATTCCAAAGTTTATCTGACACTTCAGGAGTCTGAATTAGACACTTAGACAAGTCTGTttagtatgaattttaattctgttttttaacTACACAGAGAAAACTTCATACTTAACCTGTAAAGATTTATTTGAAACTGCATTAGGAAGGGATCTGTTAGTGTCCAAGAGAAATGGAAGGAATATTTACAGCAAGCAAAACCTGTTCCAGTGTTCCTGTGTGCACCTgacttattttaaaataatgtgaGGCTGTCCTTTAAGCTTGTTGTCTCATTGGCTGTAGTATCACCATACAatattttatggattctttagAAGATACGATGTTTGCTAAATCTGccacgatacgattttgattcggGCCTGCGATAGATATGAGATGATTGGTCAGAGAAGACGCTGCACAGAGTCcacatagtgtttttttgtccagGAGAAAAGCACTGGCAGTGCTGGGAGCACTTTATCCAAGCGCCTCATAAAAAAACACTACTGCTGATTGTTTAAATGATGCGCTGcatgtgggttttgtttctatgacaacaatatcttgacactaaCATTAGCCAGTTAGCTAAAATAACGCTACACTAACAGAGGGCTGACTACACGGTCAACTTCAAGCTTACGAAGCCAATGGTGATAACAGCACAACCCTCACCAGCAACATGTAGTGTCTGCCACCGATCTGctcccacaaaatgaccttttCTATCTGTGTTGCGACAGTTAGAGATTTTCAACTTAAAGCACTCGGAGCGGCTGCAAAAAAATGCGGAGTGCTCTGGAAAAAGACGCTGGGTACGACGCCTTTTCTCCAGGCAGCTGCATACGCTTACTCTTCAAGAACAATTGAAAAAGGACACTGgtgcaaagacaaaaaaactttaacCTACTTTAAATTGACTCCACTAAGACATAACGCATGGCTTTACAACaagaacatttaacaaaagtataaaattcGGCTCGCTAATAACTGTCAAAGTTCAGCTTTACATAAAtgagcctagcagctagcagagttttcctctactGCCAGCCTAACGAATTCCATGTATTATTTCTACTTCTTACTCactgttggtttaagtcactgcatcctGCGGCAGAACAGCGCGGTTTAATTCCAGCCTGTGTGAGTATTTTAATCACATGGCAGCACTGTGTGCATATAGCATGATCTTCTGTTGACCCTCTTTTCTccaaaatccccccaaaaatgtcactgctgatttattcctgagaGGAGAGTAAATATCCTTATTGTCTTTGTCATGGCTGCTTTCATTATCTGCTTGGCGTCATGTGCtagtagtctcgctcaccagacctttctcaagaaaagaaagatatcgcctacaggacgcgaaccatggcagaaaaatggctacatccctgcaagatccaacaccgcaaaagttagtaaaggacgtgttgaaacctgctacacaaccggaggttttagggcgggacttcagcgggtggctcgttccgcccagtgagaggctgatctatgcagcgaacttccacccactcagactatgtGCTAGTGACACAAACGCGCCTTTGGAATTTCACAATAAGGCATATCTTTGAGATGGTGATGTGgatcagtgttttcactttaCACTGATGATTCTGGATCTTTTCACCCTTCTTGGACAGTAAAGAGAGACACCAGCTCTTGGTTTCCGAATCTGACCAAAGCAGCTCTGGTAGCCTGCAGACAACTGGTCTTTTGTAGTCGGTGGCCATGCTGTGTAAATATCATGACCttgtgtaaatgtaactgaTCACACCTGAGCTGTGCAGACGGTCTGAAGAAGGCAGATTACGGGTCATGTCTGAAAGGGGCTTTGAATCACAGTGACAGTCTTGAGTTGGCTCCTACGGTCCGGGGTATTCAAACACAGCAGCCGCTCCCATCCCAGTCCCGATGCACATGGACACGACGCCGTACGCCCTGCAGACAGGAAAACATGAGAGGAACAGTAAGACCAGTCACCTCAACACACTTTAAACTAGTCTCAAGTAGGGATAggaattgataggattttatttatcaaTGCCATTATTGATTCTGCTTATCAATGCGATACTTCatcgattcctcctgtgaatttTCTGTGTAGAAAAAGACCTTACAGGTTTTCGGTGTCAACAACACAAATTTTATTGAGATACGGTGCTGCATAAATTGCACGTCATGCTGTAAGAGTTCTTTTTGGTGAAATGAAGCCGCGCTTTCGACCGCTTCTGTCTCTGCGCCATtacgtcttctttgttgttgaacgtgCTGCTGACTGACGAGTGCGACATCAACATTTAGATTCGGTGTAATGAAAAGAATCGTTAAGTataaaggctaatgatgtcgatgaattgaaccagttggaaccggttcttaacaggaactggttctcgattcccatccctagtcTCAAGTGTTGGTAACAAATGATAATTATTGAAGCATCATTTGAGACGAACCTTCGGCCTCTGCGTTTGAGCTCGTTGAGGAGCGTCACCACCTGTCGAGCTCCGGTGCAGCCCAGAGGGTGACCCAGAGCGATGGCTCCTCCGTTAGGATTCACCTTCTCCAGCGGGATCCCCAGTTTCTCCACACAGTACACGGCCTGAGCAGCAGTAAAGGGTCAGTtcaaccaaaaaacacacacacacacacacacacacacacacacatttagataacacacacacacacacacacacacacacatttagataaagtgttttctttttcccacTGCAGAGACGACTTTTGCCTCCATCTTAATGTCTCTATTCAAACAGACCACAGACATCATGGTGGAGAATTTTCcactgaaaataaagaaacagacCAATAAAAACTGTCCAGAGTAACAAGGACACTGACGCTACAGAGACCTACTgatgtgcaaataaaaaaaacattgggatggaggcagaaatctcagaTCTCAAACAAAAAGATACAACCTCTGAGCAGGAAGTAGAGCTGCAAAAAACACTCCATCAACATCTGGCTCTGAACTCACCTGACTGGCAAAGGCCTCGTTGATTTCAAACACGTCGATATCAGCCACAGTGAGTCCTGAAGAGGGAAACAGGTTTGAGTTAGAGGAAGCCTTTTAGCCAAAAGATCAATAAAGTAATCAAAAGTCATCCTCTGAGGAGCATTAATGTCTGTGCTCAAGTTCTACTGTAGTAGCTGTTGAGGTATTTTACTGCTGCACACTGACGTCCCTGCAGCCACACTGCTGCTGAGGCTCACtgtgctcacacacatgctcacatacTTGCCTGTGTACTTTGTACTCAGAGGATTAATTAGAAAAATCCCTGGTGGTCAAACCAACAATACAACATCTACTTCAAGAACTTGACGTGGTGACACTTGAGgaagcagtggtggaggaaataTTCAGATTTTGTATTCAAAGATACACAATGCAAGATGTGAGATTGGACCCACTCTGTGTGTGGTGGGGTTTTTATGTGCAGACTGTGCCCTCTGCTTGGATCTCtacttttcttattttgctatgTTTGGGACGTTCCACGGCACAGCGCGCAGGTGAGCTCTGGACTTCATAAAAAAGCTAACAACCAGGTAGTAGAAGCAGGCACCCAAGAGGAAGCAACGAGAATCtgacacactggccctttaagttaAAGTTATAGCCTCAAAATTTACTTTTACGTACCAAAAGAAAAAGCCCTCATTATCTAATTTCAGAATAAGATAtgttattggattataattactgATGAGTTTATGTGTCAATCacattaatgttgcagctggtaaaggcagagcttattttaactgttttatttgttcGTGATATTCTGTATACAAAATATGAATCTGAGAAGTAATTACagtgtagtgaagtaaaaagcacaatatttccctctgtaTGAAGTAGCAGAAAATATAAAGGGCTCAAGTCAAGTACAGTGGGCGTGTCTTATTCTACAGGTGTGAAAAAGAGCATATGGTGATCTGAGTAACAGTTGATCAGTGCTTGATTTTGGATGAAACAAACATCTGTAgtaacagaacaaaagtttgCAGGTAATCAGTGCCATCCAACATCTTGCTACTACCGTTTTACGACACCCTCCGTCGATCCCGAAGGGAAacagttcaagaaccagagctactTTGGTGCAGAAAGTGTTAATGAGGAGGTTCATGTTCACACATCTTACCtgcctgctgcagagctgcagggaTGGCGAATGCTGGTCCAATCCCCATCAGATCTGGAGGAACACCCACCACTGCGCTGCCCCTCAGGACTCCCAGGACGGGCAGACCCAGAGCCTCGACCACAGACCTGCGACCAAGCAGCACGGCTGCTGCTCCGTCACTCACCTGGCTGGAGTTACCTGAGACagaacatgtgtttgtgtcagtcaGTATGTTAACGtgcacagtgaagtggagctatagtcccagctggacgaggacatttaactggactactgtccttgtcccagtatacaagcacaggaggggaatccatttattgagccaagtatgtgcgactcctctacgatagggctgcaactaacaattattttcactgtcgactaatctgtcaattatttcttcgattagtcgactaatcgttttATCAAAAAAACGTGATAAATTGTTGAAACATGTCGGCCTGTCTCTCCCAAAGAgagtcagactaacatgtttacgtgtattttaaaagtctggttttagtcgcACTAGcacaataaatatattttctctgAGTGACAGCTGAGAGAGGAATGAGTTCACCTGTTAGTGACATGACTGACCTGCGGTGGTGCTGCCGTCAGGTTTGAAGGCCGGCCGGAGTTTTTTCAGTCCTGCCAGAGTCGTTCCCGCTCTGATCCCATCATCCTTAGTGACCGTCACCTCACGCTCCTTCCCCTCGTTGTCCACAAACCTGGTGGTGACGGGAACGATCTCCTGGTCAAACACACCTGTGCTCTGAGCCCGGGCCGCTCTGTGTGAAGGacgtcacacaacaacacattaatacatttgtttaattaaagaaaatgttCATTTCAAGATGCACAATATGCAGAGTGACACAGCACATACAGCAGACTGTCTGTGCTGTCAATCATGAGCAAACCATTTAAGAGAAGAATTAATAAAACTCCTTAATCTGTGCCAAACACTAACTGCTTGTTTTTTCCCATCATTTCTTTCCATCAATATTTCATTGACAGgtttttgagacatttttaaCGACTACGAGACGAGCAAACTGGAAACAACTTCTTTCGCAGAGGTGTTAAGATAATTAAtgtgttaattaattaataaatgccTTCATGTCATCACACGCTGCAGTTATTAAAAACCTCTCAGAACGTTTAGCTGTTACATGTGTTTTAGGAAAatggttttttttctcaaatgtgCAAATTTATGAAgcaaaatgcatcaaaatcaaatattttacaCGCCTACAGAAGGGGACTGTTTTGAGCACACAGATACGCAGACGGAGacacaacaacataaaacactttgACTCACTTCTGCTGAGAACTGAGAGCAAAGGCGTCCTGCTTTTCTCTGGAGACGCCAAATTTCTCTGCCACGTTCTCTGAGGTGATGCTGCAGAAACAAGGATCATAAACATGGACGGTTATTTCAGACGGATCAGGTGTTGGTGTTGGTTTATTATATCTAATATTATAATTTTGGGTTGCCATAACAAATGTCAGGATAATACATTTTGTAGTCTCAGTGGTAAAATTTGGAATTATGTCAAATATATTTTAGGGCTGTGTAAGTGTGGGAGTTCATAACAAATTTCAagattataaatacattttgggGTCATACGGCACAAATTTAGGattgtgaaaaatacatttctggaGTGATGTGACAAATTTTGGGATTCTAACAATGTTTAAGAGAAAATAACTGAGATTAACCCCAAATTTTGGGattatataaatacattttagggctgtaaaacaaaaaagggatCTTGACTAGTACATTGTGGAAAAGCAAACAACGTTTGATAAAAACAATTACTGAATATGATCGCAGCACATTTTTGGGCGGGATAGCAAATGTTAGAATAACAAAGTTTGTGGTTTCAGTGGTAAATCTTAGATATGAAAACATCTTAGGGCTCTGTAGCTGTAGCTTTGGGAATTCtctataaaattattaaaattattttcaaaattatacattttaaaaagttggtTATGTGTGGCAAGAAGACACATttgggggaaacaggttttgtgGCATTTGGATGTTTTTggattatattatatataatactTAGGGCCATATCACAAAATTTAAAATTACAGCTATTTGGAGGTTGAACAAAAATTGTGATTATAAAAAAACTCCCccacaaaatataacaaattgagcaaaatacaacaaatttAGGGATTATCATCAATTTTAGGATAAAATAAGTTTGAGATTAACAGCAAATTTTGTGATCATACTTATGGTTGACGTAAATTTTGGaattataaagttaaataaaattagGGGTTATAACAAAATCATTTCAGGACTGGTGTAAAAGATTCATGTTTTATAGCAAGTTTAGGGATACAAAtaatgttgaaat
The window above is part of the Epinephelus moara isolate mb chromosome 5, YSFRI_EMoa_1.0, whole genome shotgun sequence genome. Proteins encoded here:
- the acaa1 gene encoding 3-ketoacyl-CoA thiolase, peroxisomal, with product MNRLQIISGHLCPSGSSGSSGSSGHSRDVWRTECGSAGSSGPEDVLVVHGRRSAVGKAKRGAFKDTTPDELLSAVMTAVLTDVGLSADKLGDVCVGNVLQPGAGAVMARVAHFLSGFPETVPVYTVNRQCSSGLQAVFNIAGAIRSRSIDLGLACGVESMSLRGMGDPGDLSSRLTDNDKARDCLIPMGITSENVAEKFGVSREKQDAFALSSQQKAARAQSTGVFDQEIVPVTTRFVDNEGKEREVTVTKDDGIRAGTTLAGLKKLRPAFKPDGSTTAGNSSQVSDGAAAVLLGRRSVVEALGLPVLGVLRGSAVVGVPPDLMGIGPAFAIPAALQQAGLTVADIDVFEINEAFASQAVYCVEKLGIPLEKVNPNGGAIALGHPLGCTGARQVVTLLNELKRRGRRAYGVVSMCIGTGMGAAAVFEYPGP